AATCCCTTCAATAAAGATTTCTACAATTTATGGATATGTCGGTCCCTTCATCAAAGATTTTCTGTAGTTTATAGACATGTCGATCTCTTTCATAAAGATTTCTACAGTTTATGGACATGTCGGTCCCTTCAACAAAGATTTTCTACAGTTTATAGACATGTCGATCCCTTCCATAAAGATTTCTACAGTTTATGGATATGTCGGTCCCTTCAACAAAGATTTTCTGCTGTTTATGGACATGTCGGTCCCAGGCTTTTGAGTATTGCCTGCACACCTGAGTTGCCACGAGGTCAAGTACCCCACCATTCTTGGTAGCCTATTAACTGAAAATAACTTTCAGTGTCATGACCCTCTCGATTGCAATGAGAGTAAATAGAATTTTTATCTTTATCCCCCCGAAATTCTAACCACTGGCTCGAATTGCGAAGCTCATGGGGTTGCACTATTCATCTTTGCTTCTCGTCACAATTCTCACTCACTTTTACCGAACCACCATAGCATAAGAATGATGCAAATTAGGCAAAGGAGCAGTGCTTAAGATATGAGACTACACGGTACCATAACCTTCTTCATTCAAGCCCATAAGAAATTAATGAACTCTTTTTTCTTCACACTTTTGCTCCATTTCAATGGTAAGATTGCATTTGCAATCTGCATATGCACACATTGTTATGTGATCATAATTATTAATCTCATCCCACAAGGTTTTGAGTTTACTGAAATAGGATACAATGGATTGGCTATCCTGCCTACAGTTTGCCAGGTCAGATCTCAACTACTGCATTCGTGAGAATCTCTACTTAATATCTTCTCACAAATTCTTCATCCTTTCGACGTGAGAGATAGTTGATCGAAGTGTTGGTTCAATGGTATTAAATACTAAGAAAACTAACATGGAGTTAAATGTCCACTTATCTTTGAGTTCCGCTGCATCGTTCACCGGTTGTTTGACGGTCTATCAATAAAGTCGTATTTCTTTTTGGCTCTCAACGCAGTCCACATGGCCCTTGTCCATTCTTCATACTTCTCTCTTTCAATTGCACTTAGGTAGTCAAATTGCTCGGGTTGTCACTTCAAGTTAGTGTATAAGGATTGGAAGAATTTTTCATTGTTCCTGAATTCTCCCCGTGTTTCTTTTCAACTtctatggctctgataccatgtaaaatTTGGAGAATCACACAATTTGAGAATAAAAATCCTTTCCCTTTCATTGGCAGGAAAGTGACAATATATACACCAGGTTCACCCTATTTAGAAAAACTTAAGAATGCAAAACTTTCTATATAGTACAAGTAAAATTTCCTGCATTGTACAAACTAAATTTCTTACATTTCACAAgataaagaaggaaagaaaagatattCACACACCAATCAAGTCTTAAACCACAAGTCGGCAAGTCGTTAAGACATCAGACAGGTCAGTCGACAAGTTGGATCATCAGGACGTGGCAGACACTAGTCAATAGGGATCAAATGGAGCAGTTCAAGGAAAAGCTCAAACCATTTGGTTTAACAGTGGAAGAATCCACAAGGCGATTCTTTTGGGAGGAGAAGTAGAATAGAGACTTGTTTTGAATGCCATTGATTCAGAAGTACCACAAAACTTTTcaatatatgtatttatttatagCAGTTGAAATTAGGTGTCCAAATCTGTCAAGGACTTGGATCAGTAATCTTTTTTGTAATTGGAGAAAATCTTGAATCCTAGATCGTATATTTACAAGAAATGAAAGCGCAATAGTCTAGATCTTTTGAAAGATATTGGTGGTGCACGATTCATTGCTCTATTCTGCACGGCTTAGATTACCAATTGAGATTGATTCTATTAAAGAAAATGTATCTTTGCATTTTGTTCAGTGTggaaaatataatttctaattattcaatttattttatatgatatattatataaatagggAGTTAGTCATTTCATTATTAATCTGATATGCTTCAATAGTTttgctatttattttcaattactctaattttcaaatattttttttaataaaaaataaaatgtgaatGGGAAAAAAGTGGTGGTCCAGTTAGCACAACCCATCTAGCCATATGGACCAGGATGGCACTGACCTGTTATCCTTCCACTGCTGGGAGCGAGAGGTAATCGCTGCTCTGTGAAGCCAGCCTCACGCATTACCCTCTGCTCTAGGAACTAGGAGACCCAAGCCTTCGCCCAGGTCCCATGGTTTAACTCTCAGCTTGGAACGGGCAAGCCAGAAATTAGCCAAGCCTGATCCTGCCATAAGGGCTCAAACAACGTCCCAACACCTTAAAGCCCCCACTTGGGTTACAAGCCCACGTTACTGAGCTCAGCGATTTCCATTGTCCTTGCATTGGaaacataaaatattaatgagttttaattctGGCCGATATGGGATTGACATTCTTTAATGTCCATATGCCCCTCAAGAAAACGTCACTTGAATTTTGCTGATttcatcattaaaaaaaaaaaaaccttaattGAACTTGGTATTTAATTGGGTACATGCAGTTCAACAATTTGATTATAAGTTTGAGTTCAAGCATAAACcactataaaatatattttatgatttacttatttaataaaatatatattcaataaaatttaatacttatatttatttttttatattttatttaagttttttacctttaatttttttaaaatcgaagTCGAATTAACcatttataatttgaatttaattgaaataaaaattagaatcgTGACAGCTTTAAATCCGGACTGAAAACAGATTGAAACCATTAAAAAATCGAAACTGCCTTGAACTGTTTTAAAGCGGGCCagtttaaattcaattcaaaaaataaaatcaaatcccTAGTTCCGAACCAAAATCAACCCATGACCATATCTAATCTATTATTTCTGTCTcataattcttatttttttattattttaaaattattatttattttttttcaaattagaaTAATGATAATATGATATTTAGAAAGAGGTAGGTTTTGGTATGAGTGAGTAAGCTTACCTGAATGGTTCACACcttccttttttatttctttttctcttgtCCTCTAGTGATGCATAACCGCCACCCTACTCTACAGTGTCATTGTCCCTATCATATAGAGCCGTACATACGGGTGTACATGCCTTCTCATCAtcgtcaggcggccatttaattttctttcgaCGCTCGTGCTGATAAAGTCGCAGCATAACTGGGCCTGTTCCCTTACTCCCCCATCAGATCAGATGAGTTGGGTTCCTCTGAGCCCGAACTCAGTTAGACTGGTCTGTCCGATTGTGGACTGGGTTGCGCGTTAATGGGCCAGCTTGCTTAGTGGGTTCTGATGGGTTTTGAGTCTGACTCTCCTACAAGAGCTCGGCCTGAGTTTCCGCGGTTAtcgaataatatataaattcactattgtaattttatttaatttttaaaaaatatcttaaaatatatattaaaatttaatatatttaagatagatataattaaaaagttaataaaaaaattatatttcttaatatatataaaaaaataaaatagacaaaaattatgagataggagaaatattacataatattaaataaataataaaattactactTAATACATTAAGTAAGAGAAACattacatattattaaaaaaaattatattaaataaataaacaatccaAAAGTGAAAATCTCACTATCCGGTTAGTCGAGACCGATGTCCCATATCCGGATGGGCAAGAGACTAATATCtcagagaaaaaaagaagaatgagaaaaaacaatttttcaatctataatgtgaatatttctttttattatttatattatttgaagTTTGGACAGGCAAATTAAACATTGAAAAGGCATTGCATTTGATAATATCTAGTGAATTAAGATTAGATATCAAAATAATTAGAAAACTAAACTACAACTCAAAATCATAAGAATCCCATAAACCCTAACTCGAAGGACCACCGAATAGCATGCACCCACTGTCCAACACCTGCATTACACCGAACCAACCTAGCTTCCTCTTAGCATCCCTACAATGACATCAATTTACACTACTCCTAATCATATCGATAGAGCATCactcaaataagaaaaaaaataacagtTTTAAATCTAGCCCATCTATCCAAAGCCTCCATAATTGACCATGATCGACCAAGAAATCAATGACCATATCGACCAAAGAAGAAGAGCACCAAGCAAACCAACTGATTCCATGATGATTGAGCACCAACGTCCACCAGAAAAAGAGATAGCGCATGATATTTTCGGTCTAACATAGTTATGCAAACCAACTGATTCCATGATGATTGAGCACCAACGTCCACCAGAAAAAGAGGTAGCTCATGATATTTTCGGTCTAACATAGTTATGGAGCCACTATTAGAGCAAATGAAGAGCTGTGACACTCATAATAGCCAACTCCTACACTTTTTGATGGAACTAGTCACAGAAAGAGCATCgaaaataagtataaaaaattaagccAAACAAAAATCCAACGCAAACATCAACCcttcaaaatatcaaaataaaaaaaagaaaacacctATTCACACGATTGGGCACCCTCCTTCAATCTATAGAGGAGCTCAACCCTATGCTTTCCTCTCTCTttatttctctctctatttttctctttatctgtttagtccctttaaaaaaaaaacttaaccaTTTAAACTAAATGTGGTGTGGAAATTCTTAATTCAACCGCTTATTTTTGTAATAATCCGGGTTATAACTGtccaaatataaataaataaatctcatttaatttttatattgtgaTAAATTGTAAATCAAGTTTTATGCAAAATTTATCCTCTAATTTAGTAAAGGCTTTAAGAGTTATTAAAGTTACTGTCTTGAAGATAATTCTATCCCTCATTTGATATACCATGTATCCACTTCTTGTATCACATAttttttgttcattttattttatttttatatagattAAACAATGacaattattttagtttataaaataatattttttggctaattttaaattgtatccatttttaacataaaataagGATATTAAGTtttatacaaataaaaaatcattactAATGATTTGAATTAAAGTGTAATGATAATTTGaattattgtttaaaaaaataaaatattaaagacaagttgtattgaaaataaaataaagttattatAATTGATTTATATCTTAACCAAAAGGATAGGAGAgagtaaaaataaatgaatctcATTTAATTTGTAcaactatttatttatatgttgagttgagctAAATTTCTTGAATTCTCCttttgttttatgaaaaatatttggtaatattttttgacatttaaaatatttaaaaaattaataaaaataattttttattaaaaaaattaaattattttaaagaaaataacttattttttaataaggaaAAGACATCTTATAtattaagataatttatttctGAGTTTGTGATTGCAGCTAAACTGAAGACTCTGCCTTTTACAGTTTGTGATTGGCTTTGGGTTATGTTTGACTAGTAATTTATCCTGACAAGAAATCCTTAACCTGTGCTAGTGTTAAAACCCACTTGAGCAGTAGTATCACGTGAGGACTTTTGGTATGTGGTTCCAATTCTACTACATTACCAGTCAAATAATTGCATTGGACAACTGCAGCAATTCAAGACCTATTTGGTCAAATACAAGACTCCAAACTCCAAATATGGACAGCTTAATAAAAACAACAAATGAAATCCATTTTGTGGTCTTTTAGACTGATTTCATTTTGAAGATCTTGACAACATTTTTCATTCTTATGCATCTGTCCAAATCTCATTGTATTTGATTTAGTAGAACCATTTCATCAATTTAGTCGTACATTTGGAAAACTATATAAAGGAACCAGAAAACCATTTTTCTACACGACTTCAAAACTCACCATCACTTGTACAATTCTTATATTGCTTCTGGAAATGGAATCTGAATACTTAATGGGAGGAATCATGGCTTCTTTGTTGGGGTTTGTGTTGTTGTATAGAATAACAGCACAGAAGAAAGCCACAACATCAAGAGGAGTTGCAAGATATGAAAAATTAGAGAGCTCTGAAAATGGAATAGACCAGGCAGAGAAAGACAAGAAACCAGATGTAATTATTGTTGGAGCTGGGGTTGCAGGTTCTGCTCTTGCTTATACTCTTGGCAAGGTAACTCTCTCTGTCTATTACTTCTTGTGTGCTTGCTTTTTAATCTATCAGAAATATGTGATTTACGTCCTTGTTTCCTTCTCTCCAATGCAGGATGGAAGGAACGTACATGTGATTGAAAGAGACTTGACTGAGCCTGACAGAATTGTTGGAGAACTTCTCCAACCTGGTGGCTACCTAAAACTAATTGAGTTGGGACTTCAAGGTAACCAGAATAGGAAGTtccaaaatttttattactGCAAACCAATGTTGTCACTTCTAATTCTTAGACTATATACATTTTGAGTGGCTGCAGATTGCGTAGAAGACATCGATGCCCAACAAGTATTTGGATATGCTCTTTACAAGGGTGGAAGAAGTACTAAACTTTCCTATCCCTTGCAAAGCTTTGATTCTAACGTGTCTGGCAGAAGCTTTCACAATGGACGTTTCATCCAAAGGATGCGAGAAAAAGCTGCTAGTCTAACCAAGTAATCATCGTTTCCTTTCCAATTCCATTAATGAAACCTTTTTCATTTAACGTGTAAGTTCATAACTTAATTTCTCTAATTTCTCTTTACAGTGTAAGATTGGAACAAGGAACAGTAACATCCTTGCTTGAAGCAAATGGAACAATCAAGGGTGTCCAATACAAAACAAAAACTGGTCAAGAACTTGCTGCATCTGCTCCACTAACAATAGTTTGTGATGGTTGTTTTTCAAACTTGCGACGCTCTCTTTGCAATGCCAAGGTCAAGATCGGGTTTCAAACTTGCAATAGCTATGAATGTCTTATTCACAATTTCACTTGTAATTTATGGATTTTGCCTTGTAATGTTTGCAGGTTGAAATCCCCTCTTGCTTTGTTGCTTTGATATTGGAGAACTGTGAGCTTCCATACCAGAATCATGGACATGTTATTCTGGCAGACCCTTCACCAATCTTGTTCTATCGTATTAGTAGCTCAGAAATTCGTTGCTTGGTTGACATACCAGTAAGCCAAAAACTGCCATCAATTTCCAATGGTGAAATGGCCAACTATTTAAAATCCATAGTGGCTCCCCAGGTATTAATAACTTGCTTATTTAGCCTGCTAATACAACCATTtgttatttgttattttaacttttacttAATTTGATCCTTAATATAGTTATTAGCTTAAAGGAGCTTTCGATCATGACTCAGTTTATAATGCATGGAGGAgatgttcttttcttttcttttgaaattACAAGTCATTACTCTTTGATTCCTTGGACTCATCAGGAACTTGCATGTTTCAGATTCCTCATGAGCTATTTGATGCTTTCATTTCTGCCATTAACAAAGGAAACATCAGAACAATGCCTAATAGGAGCATGCCTGCTGCTCCTCATCCCACTCCAGGTGCTCTTCTTTTAGGTGATGCATTTAACATGAGGCATCCTTTAACTGGAGGAGGAATGACTGTGGCGCTTTCTGATATAGTTGTTCTAAGGAATCTTCTTAGACCTCTACATGATTTAAGTGATGCATCTGGCCTTTGTGAATATCTTAAATCTTTCTACACACTTCGCAAGGTAGTCAAGCATATAGTCTGTCTATTTTCATAGAGAGAGAGCAAGGAAAAGAGTAAATTTATGTTAACCATGTGTTCTTTTCTTTCTTATCCAGCCAGTGGCATCTACTATAAATACATTGGCAGGAGCCTTATACAAAGTCTTTAGTGCATCACATGATCCAGCACAAGATGAAATGCGTAGAGCATGTTTCGACTACTTGAGCCTCGGAGGTGTATTTTCAAGTGGACCTATTGCTTTACTCTCAGGTTTAAACCCTCAGCCATTGAGCTTGGTTATGCACTTCTTTGCTGTGGCTGTCTATGGTGTTGGTCGCTTGGTATTTACATTGCCATCTGCCAAGAGGATATGGATGGGGGCTAGAATGATCTCAGTATGTATATTGACTACACTTTTAAGTTGTATGAGTCAtagttttttgtttcttttttccctaatattcttctttttctttaggTTGCATCAAGGATTATATTTCCAATAataagagttgaaggagctcaaCATATGTTCTTCCCAAAGGTCATGGCAAAATACTGCAGACCCTTAGCTCTTTGAAAATTGAAGCAAGCAAAATGAATGATACTTGACGGCATAGCTAATCAAATTTACCCAGAACTAACCATTTATCTTGTACTAAATTGTAAACTAGAATAGGTTTTGAttcatctttcttttttttttttttaagatttgaTGTAGGAATTTTCAAATGTAATACAACTGCTAGTTGGACATTTATTCTTTTACTCTTTAACAAATTTGCTATGCAGTTAAATGAGTTATAGCCTTTGTTACTGATTACAGCTTGAAAGGAGAATTTGAATAATTAGTTTGAAGtagaatttgaatttgaaatctcTAGTATCGGTCAATAAgatgattaaataattagtttGAAGTAGAATTTGAATAATTGTTTGATTGagatgttaaaaaaataattgaatactCTATATCCATAAGATGATATTGTTTCTCctccttaattaaaaattttgaatttacgCCATAGATATAAAACACATTTAAAATTTAGGAGAGAGCTTTTCGtcctcttaatttaaaaaaaaaatacgaaGTAGCTCTAATGAAATATTCTGCAGCTACCACCATTTTTCTTGGAATTAAAAGGTGgattttcctcttcttttttgGTGAAGAAGCATGGATATCCCTGATTTCAATGGAATTTTCCAAAATTAATGCATAAAGAAAATCATTAGAGCATAATATCGCAATAGTTTTTATCTCTCACTTTTAATAGtatttattatagaaaaaaaaccTTTCTACTATAAATATAACAtgcaaattcataaaaaataatacggttaaattaacataataatttaatataatatttattataaattttatttttttaaaattaaattatctaacccATTAATTATagaaacaatattttatttcatttttctaaatttaaataatctaatctattatctataaaaaataatacttatttatatttaagtatttttaaatttaaattatctaacctATTacccattaaatttatatttttgaaattaaattatttttaaatttaaatggtccatgaaacttattaattaataaaaaaattaatcgtaaaacacttttatttataaaaatttaaaatttatttctcttaattTAGATAgtttaacaaataattttaattttataaatatattagaaaCTAATTAAGAGagataattactttttaataacaACAATAgcatatcaaattaaattaggcaatgaatgaataatttttttaaaaaaattaatgcattggagttgaaattttaaaaataaaaaataaattttttaaattggaaAAATAGAAAATGGGAGGGACAGATAaggatttatttgataaaaatattaaaaatttaattttataaagtagaaaatattttaatcgagTAATTTTGGAAtaaggattaattaataaagttttttaaatatatatagggatctaataataattttttttgctaTATGTAAAACTATCTGAATACCCCTAAATGATTTGTAATAACTTTGCCCCCGTCGAAACCTAACTGGTCAACCATTTCCGGTACCTGAATCagataaaaactttaaactagAAGGGCGATTATGTTCCCCTCGTGTGAACTGGAACCACAATCGGATGAAAATTAACCGGTTCAAACCGACTATTCagtttcagtttgattttttatttttaaaataaatcattttaaaaattgtatcacttaaaattaatgtgtaaacaagttaaattatcaaataagtgcaaatttatttttaatttgtaaaaaaatattattttcatttaaatgtaattttattttatttttatattatatatatattattttattttttatatcatgtaaatggattcattttataatttgcttatttaataaaatatatattcaataatatttaagacttatatttatttttatatattttatttaaattttttacaataaaaaattacaatcgTGACCGTTTTAAAACTGGACTGAAATTTGACTAAAATCCTTAAGAAATTGAAACCGTCTTCAAACGTTTTAAATAAGGCCGGCTCCGATTCGGTTCAAGAAATAAATTGAACCGCTGGTTCCAAACCGAAACCGGTCCATGGCCATGTCTAAGTTGAGAGAAAAGGTTTTGCTTCATCATCCAAATGCACTGGTCACCCATGAGACAACCCAACGCATCAAGCATCATCCATGAGACAACCCAACGCATCAAGCATCATCCATGAGACAACCCAACGCATCAAGCATCATCCAGTTTATCAATATCCTTGATCTGATATGTCTTATTATCCTGGAGACTAAAGAAGCGACGAGTATCCACGTGATGTCCTTGATTTGATTGCCTGAGCCATGGTGTCTGAGGCACATGCGATTTTGCAATAGAACACCAAGAAAATGTAAAATTTGGAGAATCACACAATTTGAGAATGAAAATCCTTACTCAttcattgacagaaaagtgacaATATATATTTAGGAAAATCTAAGAATGTAAAACATCCTATGTAGACTGAGAGGCTAATCTCCTATAACCTCTTAAGCCGATCTCTTCAAAGCAAGTGAACACGGGAGCCAAGCTCTGACCTCCTGTAACTCTGCAGCAAATCTAGCCGAGCTCCGacctcctttaactctgcagcAGGTCTTGCCGAGTTCCGACCTCCTATAACTCTGCAGCAGATCTCCAACCTCCCGTATCTTAGAGGCCGATCTCCTTTAACGAGTGTGAGCACTCCTTCCAAGTGCGAACACTGTAGCCGGACTGCCGACCTCCTGCAACTCTCTCAAACCAAACTCACGAGAATGTGAATATTGCTCTGTGCAGAGTGTAAACTctctttttgaaaaaattagcgGCAAGGAGACTTGTTTCCGCTTTTCATTCTTATTTATACTAAATCAAATCAACCATTACAAACTGAAAATGAAATTTACTCCGAGCTTGAAGCCACATCACGTAAGACTCGGGTTATAGAATAAGTGGATAACCGactcttaacaaattaaaacaTACAGAGCACGTGGGTACGtgctttattaataaaatagaaaaacagtGCACGTGAGTATGTGCTTAACAGAAAATGGCACAAACGAGCTTACTTTCTTCATTTCTCCCCCGTAGGCTTGTTCTTCACATCTTTGATCCCGATCATCACGCTCAGCTCGTCGATCTTGTCCCGAGACAGTGGCTTTGTCTGAATGTCAGCCAGTTGTGCTTCAGTCTTGACATATTCTACTTCGACTTCTCCTCTTTGAACACATTCCCGAATAAAATGAAACTTAATGTCTATATGCTTACTTCTGTTATGATAAACAGGATTCTTTGTGAGCGCGATTGCAGATTTGTTGTCAACTCTTAACACAAACTTGTTTGTCTTCCAACCGATCAGCTCATGCAATAGCCTACTAATCCACGTGCCTTGACAAGTCCCTGTTGTTGCAGCAATATACTCGACTTCACATGAAGATAAGGCTACGACTTTCTGCTTCTGTGAAATCTAGGGCACAGGACTTTGGCCGAGAAAATAGATTATCCGTGTCGTACTTTTTCGATCATCTACGTCTCCGGCTAAGTCACTATCGCTATAGCCTACCAGCTTGAACTCCTCCTCTTCAACTTTGTTGTAATTGCAGCCATGATGCAAAGTGCCTTTCACATAGCGTAATATCTGTTTTACGGCCGCTAGATGTTTCGTTGTTGGGGCTTCCATGAAGTGACTTACCATCCCAACTGAATATGCAAGATCGAGACGAGTGTTCACCAAGTACCTTAGACTTCCGATTGCACTCCTGTATAGTGTTGCATCTACTGGAGGACTTCCGTCTGATTTGCTCAGCTTTACTCGTGTATCCATTGGAACCCAACATGGCTTACACTCAGCCATGCCAAGCTTCTCGAATATCTTCTCTGCATACCCTGCTTGGTTAAGGGTGATACTATACGGCTTTTGCTTGACTTCTATTCCCAGATAGTAGCTTAGCTTTCCAAGATCACTCATCTCGAAGTTCTCTCTCATCTTGGCTTTGAAATCCTCCACTGCTCTCAGCTTTGAACCCATGATTATCAGATTATCTACGTACACTCTCTCAATCTGCACTTCATCTCCTTTGTGTTTCTTGTAGACTGAATGTTCGATCACACATCTTTTGAAGCCCTAGTTCACGTAGATATTTGTTTAGCTTTATATTCCATGCACGAGGCGCCTGCTTAAGACCATACAGGGCCTTCCGTAGCTTCAGAACCTTTTTTTCTTTCCCTTGTTCAACAAATCCCTTTGGTTGTGTCACATAAACCTCTTCTTCTATCTCACCCTTCAAGAACGCAGATTTGACATCTATATGATGCACTATCCAGCCTTCTTGAGCAGCTACAACAAGTAATACTCTTACAGTCTTCAACCTAGCTACGGGAGCAAAGACTTCTTCAAAGTCTATGCCTTGTTTCTGTACATACCCCTTTGCAACAAGTCTCGCTTTATATTTAATGATCTCCCCTTCTGGATTCTTCTTTACTTTGAAGATCCACTTCAAACCAATAGTTCTCTAGTCCTTTAGGAGTTTTGCTAGTTCCCATGTTCTGTTTCTCTAGATAGCCTCCATTTCTTCTATCATTGCTTGTCACCAATGTTCACTGCAGGCAGCATCATGGTAAGATGCTGGTTCTTTAATTTACATGAGGTAAAGACCGTAGTCTTGGTCGACCTTCACTGTGTTGCTATAAATTTCTTGAAGAGTCCTGAACCTCCTTAGTCCCTCCTAGCTGCTTTCTCCTATCTTTGAATGTTCTGGACTTGACCCGGCTATAGGTGATAAGGAAGCCGGTGTCAGTTCCTGACTTTGGAGGTTTTTGTCTTCTTGTATTTGTACTTCCTTGTATGTGATGACAAGTGGTCCTTTTGTTGTGGAGTTTGATGTTGTCTGGCCTTACCATTTCCACTTCTCTTCTTCCTGAAACACAACATCCCGACTATCCAATCGGTATGCTTTGGACCCTGGTTCATATCCCTATAAAACCAGCTTCATGCTTCTGTCATCCAATTTTCTCAAGTGAGGAGCTGTGTTTTtggcatatgcaatgcaacaaaaAACACGCATATGATGAACACTCGGGAGTCTTCCATGCCACGCTTGATACGGAGTCATGCCTTAGACACTTCTTGTAGGTGATCTGTTCAATATGTATACTATAGTACGTGCAGCTTCTCCCCAGTATGTAACTGGCACCCCAGAGCTATTTAATAGACACCTCATCATCTGCACTACAGTTTGGTTTCTTTGCTCTATTACACCA
This region of Manihot esculenta cultivar AM560-2 chromosome 10, M.esculenta_v8, whole genome shotgun sequence genomic DNA includes:
- the LOC122724886 gene encoding squalene monooxygenase SE1-like isoform X1, producing MESEYLMGGIMASLLGFVLLYRITAQKKATTSRGVARYEKLESSENGIDQAEKDKKPDVIIVGAGVAGSALAYTLGKDGRNVHVIERDLTEPDRIVGELLQPGGYLKLIELGLQDCVEDIDAQQVFGYALYKGGRSTKLSYPLQSFDSNVSGRSFHNGRFIQRMREKAASLTNVRLEQGTVTSLLEANGTIKGVQYKTKTGQELAASAPLTIVCDGCFSNLRRSLCNAKVEIPSCFVALILENCELPYQNHGHVILADPSPILFYRISSSEIRCLVDIPVSQKLPSISNGEMANYLKSIVAPQIPHELFDAFISAINKGNIRTMPNRSMPAAPHPTPGALLLGDAFNMRHPLTGGGMTVALSDIVVLRNLLRPLHDLSDASGLCEYLKSFYTLRKPVASTINTLAGALYKVFSASHDPAQDEMRRACFDYLSLGGVFSSGPIALLSGLNPQPLSLVMHFFAVAVYGVGRLVFTLPSAKRIWMGARMISVASRIIFPIIRVEGAQHMFFPKVMAKYCRPLAL
- the LOC122724886 gene encoding squalene epoxidase 3-like isoform X2; the encoded protein is MESEYLMGGIMASLLGFVLLYRITAQKKATTSRGVARYEKLESSENGIDQAEKDKKPDVIIVGAGVAGSALAYTLGKDGRNVHVIERDLTEPDRIVGELLQPGGYLKLIELGLQDCVEDIDAQQVFGYALYKGGRSTKLSYPLQSFDSNVSGRSFHNGRFIQRMREKAASLTNVRLEQGTVTSLLEANGTIKGVQYKTKTGQELAASAPLTIVCDGCFSNLRRSLCNAKVEIPSCFVALILENCELPYQNHGHVILADPSPILFYRISSSEIRCLVDIPVSQKLPSISNGEMANYLKSIVAPQPVASTINTLAGALYKVFSASHDPAQDEMRRACFDYLSLGGVFSSGPIALLSGLNPQPLSLVMHFFAVAVYGVGRLVFTLPSAKRIWMGARMISVASRIIFPIIRVEGAQHMFFPKVMAKYCRPLAL